CAACTCGTCCATTGAGATGTGTGTAAGATTAGACTTAATTAATTCGGAATCATCTCTACAATCATAACATGTAAATGTAAAAGCTTTAGAATACTAGGGTTTTCAACTCAGTTGCATACCCGTATAATGATGGGTTGCAGTATATTTATACACATCAATTTCATATTACAAGTAGGGTTTTGAATACCCTATTTACACAGAGATCTTTGAATTCAAAATACAAAATCACAACAGCCTTATCTTTGAACTATTCAAACTAAAACCTGACCTAGCAATCTTATCCTATGAAGAGTTTGTTTCGGAGCTGAGTTTCTGATAAGATTGACTCGGTCTAACAGTAATATCCGAATGTAATTTCCAATTGTAATGAGTGTAAGATTATACCTAAATAGGGGTTAACATAACTCAACCTATATCCTAATATTTTTCAGACATCAATTCGATGAGTCATAATTCTACAATATCCCACCCCTAATTCAGTCGAAAGAGGTAAATTAAAAACTGAATGTAGTTTCACAAAATCTTTGGCTCATGGTatcaaatattataaatataccATCTTACAAGTTAATCAAATAATTAAGtacttaaataattaaaatagctCAGAATCATCCCACTGGAGGACAGCAGAGTCCAAGTTCTGCTCTCTTTTCAACTTATCCTTCACAAACCAGTCACATACCTTCCCAGCATTTAGCTCCTCAATTTCGCATCCTTCTTGTTCTGATATCACTCTCAGCAAATTCAACGACGATATCTACGTACACAATTAAACTTGTCATCTACGAGATTTGAATATAAACTTTTAAAACGTTAAATTTAACGTACAGATGTATCAAAGTGAAATGTGAAAATCGTTGCGGAACATAAAGAAGTGGAAAatgtaacaaaagaaaatagtacCGTTAAACGACATAGAAATCTTTCGTGAGTGCTGAGACCGGAGATTTCTACCAGACCAGCTTCTTCTAGGGTTAAGAAAGGTCGTCTTTCCTTCTTCTCTGCTTCTCCTTTTCCACTATTTGCCCTCACGCCAAGTCTTCTTTCATGGGGAGACAATACCCTGCATGGGGAGAAAATGGTACTTTGCGGTTTTGCTAGGTTTTGAAGACGACGTGGGTTGGAGAGGAAGGGTGAGTTGCAACGGCTTTTACAAGGCTTCAGCGAGAACATGGTTTCGACCAAGAGTTTTGGTCTGGTTTTGGAGGTAAATGTGGTTGCAGTGGCGAacgagagagaagaagaaaaagcttATCGGTTTTGTTCTCAAGGTTTATTATTTGTGGTGGAggctgaagagagagagagggagatttTGGGATTTGGATTGCCAGATTAGATTGGGCTTTAACTGGATCATGTGGCACGAATGGACTATAGGTTTGGACTGGGTCAAAATGAATAGAAGTGACatctctcttttataaataagCCCATTGTGTTTTTTGGCGTAAGGCTATTCACACACTTTTGCTAACTCTCACACCCCTTTACTAATTATTGttcattgattttcttcaatttattagATCCGATGACGAGAAATTAAGAACctatgtgaaaagtaaaaatgaatttaTGGATAGCAGCACCACCTTTTATTGGAAAAAGATTATATCCGGATTCCTTCCACCTAatcctcctcatcaaacaattcggacccttaaaatttgatccaatggctAAAAACAGGGTccactctaaaagttataataactttagccgttagatcaaattttagaGGTCCGAATTGTTTGATGAGAATGATTAAATGGAAGGGATTCGAAAATGATCACTTTCCCCTTTTATTCATACACACTCAAATGATATAATTAGAATGattaatttctcaaaaatcattAGATTCTACATTTATTTTAGCTTATATCTTATATATGATCCAATTTTAGAAAGCAAACGAGACCAAGTTAATCAAATGGAAATTAATTTTCACACATCTTTCTTAAcgcaaaaaactaaaaaaaatgtgtgaaaaccACTTCTCAATGTTTGAACTTTTCATCCATGTCATTCATTGGCATCGAagcaattggattaaaattaaatgagatacagaattatttttcatgtatataTTGATCGTTCgtttaaaaatacttttaaaataattaaaaacattttaaaaaatatttttaaattctaaaaacGTTACGTGCTACTATACAAAAGTAAGATCGATATACAAATCCAGGAAAAATAAATCAAGCTCTGGATCCAAAGAATTCATGTACATACATTAACATTATAACATAcataaatacatacatacacctATATATAACCTACACAAAATCAACTCACACATTTCGCCTCTAaaaaattttacaaaaataaaaacgcATGCAGAGATCATCAATTGGGAGCCCAACAGCTCAAGAACATCACTGTCCTGAGCGACTCCTCCGCTTCCTTAACCCTCTCACTACTCTTCCCGGCCCCCTTCAAACCGCCACCCGAATCCAGCGACGCCGATAACCGCCACGCCTGGCTCGAATCCCTCGCGGACTTAACGGTCGAATCGCCACACTTTGGAGCCTGGTCTTTGATCCCCTGCATCGCCCTCAGAGCTGCCTGGTACACCACTCTGCTCGCGTACCTCAAGCTCATCACCCAGATCACAATTTTTTCAGAAGATCAGAAGGGTTGCAGTTGCAAATCAAATTAGCTGCGAGTTCAATaatttacttgcatttatagagagagaaagtagaagATGAATCCCAAGTTTTGGAAATCTGTGGTTTGTTGACCGCTGAGATGTGGCCAGCGGACGGCTGCGATGTCTTTATCACAGCGGACTTTGCCAAGGAAAACTGGGGTCCGCGGTGCCTGATTCATTGTGCGACGGACACGTGTCTGAGGATGAGCtcaaatgttttggataaggacAAGAATATCTAGGAGGATTTTCTCTAAGAGGACTTTCAGATCCTTgtcagatcctctttgtgattatcttgaaaaagaaaatcattCAATTATATccgtttattatatattttacggtcagaaattattgtaattttgtttttatataaaattgaatataaataatatctgaTAAAAATTaactgcacgatatacgatggaTATGATTAAAGGATCCGTCGAGGATTCTCGAATTTTCGCAAGTTTGTCTTCCGGATTTTACCAAACTTTGTAGTCTCATAATTGGGCTGGACTGCATAACATTAGATTTTGGGCCTATTAAATTTCGACGGCCCAATATCTAGGTAGGATTTTCTCTAAGAGAATTTTCAGGATCCTTGTCAGATCCTCTTTGTTATcatcttgaaaaagaaaatcatccaatcacatccgtttatcgtacattttatggtaaaaaattattgtaaatttttatttattataaattaaatataaatgatACCTGATAAAAACTAACTGCATGATATACGATAAATAGATATGATTAAATATCCGTTGAGGATTCTCGAATTTTCGCTAGTTTGTCTTCCGGATTTTACCAAACTTTGTACTCATAATTGGGCAGGACTGCACAACATTAGATTTTGGGCCTATGAAATTTCGACTCGGCCCAATATTTTTTCTTAACAGAACTTACAAGGCCCAATTTCTAGCCCACTGTCACACTGCAGTCTCCACCAACGAGATTTCAACGACTCATTTACAGCCGGCGGTTAAAATTCGCCATGATTTTTGTGCACTCAGCCCGCCATTTTTCGACCGTCCGATTCACTCGGCCCGATTCGGCACTCCGCCGGCGGCGCTTCCGCGTGAGGTCGAGTTTGCCGTTCGGAACTGAAAAGGCCAACTACTATCGAGAGCTGGAAGCTGCCGTCGATGCCGTGGAGAGAGCTTGCGCGCTCTGCGTTGACATCCAGTCGTCGGTGCTTCAACGGCGGGTCGTTGAAAAGACCGACCAGACTCCGGTGACGGTGGCGGATTTTGGAGTCCAGGCTCTCGTCAGTTTGGGTAAAATTGCTAATTAGTcctttaattctattttttttaaagcaagtCCTTTTATTATTTGTATTTAGTTTTCGAGTTCTGTAAATGGAGCTGGTGTGGACCGTGTGGTGGTTGCAGAGCTTGGGAAACGATTCCCTTTGATTCCATTGGTGGCGGAAGAGGACTCGGCGTTTGTTCGTTCGAATAAACTGGTGGAGCCAGTGCTCAATGCGGTGCTTGACAAATCTAGTTGTGCAGAGAACCCATGGACGGCTGATGAAGTATTGGAAGCCATTGACAGAGGTGGTCCGGAGGGTCTTGCTTTCGGAGCTCAGCCCGCCACGTATTGGGTTCGTTTTCGGATTTGCATTTGCATTATATGATTGAATTAAACGTTCCCAAGATGTGCAGCTTTGTATGTGACCCTTTTGCTATTTGGTTATCATGCTTTAATTCATGGTGGTCGCAGTTGGATTTTTACTTTGCTGCATTGTACTGAATTGAGAAATGTAATGCAGGTACTTGACCCCATTGATGGCACAAAAGGATTCGTGAAGGGAAATCCGGCGTTATATGTGGTATGTCTTACTGACTTAGAAAAAGTTGCATTGAGTTTCTATCTTTCGCTTTTCGGATATTTGGTCATTACAGTAAGTTTTGAATATGATGGCACCTGTAGTTGACTTTGCTATGGAATACAACATGGATGTTTTACGGTAAATTTGTTCATCGGTCGTCAAGTTGTAGTTATATAATTGTGTCATATGAGATGTTAAATGATGCCTATTACTATTTTTATATCTAAGCTTGTCAAGTGCTGTTAAGTCGACACTACTGAAATTATACTCACTCAACAGTTTGTGCTTCCAAAGCGAATGCAAGAAATCGACACAAAATTGTGTAATTTGGTTGTGAATAGAATCAGATATATGCACAAGACGCGAAATCTACACTACGCAAGTACCAACTAAGAAGCAAAGATAAAAAGAGGGAACCTTAACCCAATTAAATAGGAACTTCAGATATATTATACCCAGTTATCTTCTTACAAATCTATTTAATTCTAGTTTTCGTATGGTGGAGGACTCTGAGATTACTTAATATCTTAGTGGTCCGATTGAAAAGCAATCTTCAAGGATATCCTTTCAAGTAACTCTGGTTGTTATGCTGCTTTCTTATCTAACAAAGGCAGGCCTATGGTGTCAAATGAACATAGTAATAGCACTTTCATGTGTTGCGGAAAGAAATGATTCAAGCTGTGTTTTTTCTAGATATTCGGTCCTGTTTTACTGGATTGCTTTCTACTATAAGAGTTGCCTATTAAATGGCTCAAATTTTCAGGTTGGCTTGGCACTTGTTGTTGACGGGGAGCTTGTATTGGGTGTCATGGGGTGCCCAAACTGGAAGAATGATATATCCAACAAATCCACCTCTGAAGTCCAGGAAGAAAATATCAGTCCACCTGGATCAGGGATTATTATGGTTGCTCATACAGGCTGTGGAACATGGACAAAACGTTTATCATCTGTGCTAAATTCCACAGCCAAAATGCCTTATTCTTGGACTCAATGCTTTGTTGATGGGTCTTGTATCATGGAAGAGGCACGATTTTCTATCCCAGATAGTGATGTATGGGAGTCATTTCCGCTATCATCTTTATTCAGATCAACTAACGCTGATAGCATTGACGAGGGCGAAATTCTTCTTGTAAAATCTTGTTGTGGAAGGTTTGTTGTTTTCCTACTGGACTGCTGCTCCTAAAAAGTAGAACCTTTCAGATTTTTTGACATAGTTTTTACAGAATGTAGAGTTTTCATGACTTTATCACTGAATCCAACTCTTTTCTAGGATAGTCCTGGATTCTCAAGTTTGCAATAGAAaaagtttatttttatgttgTGTAGCTTGATGTATTAGAATAAGGTTAACAGTCCCTCTTTTGCAAATATATCTATTATGAATAACGTCAATATTCTTCGTCAATGCTTACTGGGTTTATACCTTTCTTCTTTTCGGCCTGCAGTTTATCCAAGTATATGATGGTGGCTTCGGGCGTGGTATCTCTTCATATGCAGCGTGTGAAAGTTCACAGAGTTACCAAGGTATTGCATTTCATTCCAGTTGTCAATAGACTATAGAAACTACATCAGTATTACTAACTTCAACTCGTCGCAATTTATAGGCATGGGATCACGTTGTTGGTATTATATGTGTGCACGAAGCAGGGGGGAAGGTATATTCTTCCATGGCTCTTTCTCAATCATGAATTTGCTGCAAAGCTCAACAGTTGGATTGATACGAAACTGCAATGAGATTAACTAACGGAAATTTAGAAACAGAAGACGATAAAAATTGCAGACGAGCTTTTCTTATAGAACTTGTGCAACTTTTTTATTGAGTGCTCTATATGCATGGAATGACAAACTTGCTCCGTTTTAAAAAATTATCTCGTGTAAAAACAGGTGACTGACTGGAAGGGAGATGAACTTAATCTAGCAGCGGATGAAGTTGGACGGAGGAATATATACCCTTCCGGCGGAATCCTTGCGACTAATGGCACCTTGCATAACCGGCTTTTAGAGATGATATCTTTCAGTTCAACTGTTTCCCGGTGATCATTATTTCACCGTCGGTATTTCTTTGTTGTTTCAATATACAATCGCAATAATTTGTCAAAAAAAGGGGAATGAAAATCATTCTTTGgaatttcatattatatattgATTCTTCATACACGTTGTATGAGATACCAGATTCTTAACGAGGCAATGTAATAACCAAACTTTGACTGAATTGCTCTAATTGATTGGATTGACTTTGTTATGCGAGTATGTGAACTGTTTTTCTGACTTTGCACCACTTTTTAACTACTTTTTATTCTTGTTTACTGAATGTTAGCGTCAGTTGACTAAGTTGTTGATTTGTTACTGATTATTTTACAGTAAATTCTACATCAATTAACATTGTACTGATTTATGGCTCTAGTTTGAGAGATTTTTAAGTGTGCCGGGAACCTGGTCAGTACACCAAGTATCATAATATAAGtggtaataattaaaaaaaatcggTAAAGCAATAGTCCCTAAACTTTGGGCAAATTGGAGCTTTGGTCCTTGTACTAAAAATTCGTGAATATTAATCCTTGAACTTGTTATAATGTAAAATAATGGTTATTTTCACTAACTCTGTAAGAACCTCCATCTACAATAAAGGGTTTGAATGGGCAAAATATGGATTGAAGTCCTAATGGAGTCAAGAGAACCATTGCTCCACATTATTACAAGTTAAGGACCAATATCACAAATTTCTAGTCTAGGGACCAAAGCTCTTACTGCGCTAAATTTGAGAAACCATTGCTCTAATTATcttcaaaaataatataaaattccaACTATTAATATTACGATATTTAATGTATTGGCATGTGTTTTGGCAAATTGAAATATTTCTCGAACAACTGATTTCTCAAAACTCTTGTGGATGAATTCAAACGCATCATATTGACGTGTTGTGAGACCATTGGTTCATGAACATAGAAAGTCACACAAGTGGAAATTGGATCCGCTTCGGATCTTAGTGTCCGGAGCCTAAGGATCAAATCATCTGGATCGCTGATTAGTGTGTAAAAGAAATCAGAACCGTTGGTTTTGTGTGGTAGGCCATGAAAATAAATTAATGGAGACCATTTGATTCAATTCGTGCAGCCCAGATGAATTGATCCCTAGACTCCAGATACTAAGGTCTAGAGCGGATCCAATTCAACACGAAACCGGATCCCCTCCGCACCCAAATAAACTGAGCCTAAAGATCAAAGGATTCAGAcggttgaaatttgatcaaatgactgcaattattataaattttaaaggacCTTTATTTGTAATCgttttattaaatttcaataGCTCGGATCTTTTACTTAAGAAGCTCAGTTTATTTGAGTCCGGGATCAGGTTCCATTCCACACAAAGTGAAGATCAATACTCATACTGTCATACATGGGCATTTCCGCTTTAAACCACTGCCCTTTTGACACGTCGCCGATCTCGTGAATGGTGTTCATCCCGTCGCCATTTTCCAGAGGCCTCCATCAACCCATCAACATGCCCTACGTGTCCCCACAGATTGCTTACGTTGAACACCAATCTAGATCCGATTTAATAAATCCCTTTCTACAGAAATCTCTTGAATCCTCTGGATTGAAGAGGAACCACGTCCTATTGTCCAACAAAAAAGAAGGGACTACGTACtaataaagaaacaaaacacatgtaaatataagaaaaaagaaatttaaaaattttggatATTTTACTTACTAGCCTCGACTTAACTGGATGGAACGTCTTAAGTTGAACTCATAAAAACAACAGTAACAATGTATAATAATTGTAATGAGTTTGATCTTTTGTTGTGTTTAACTCTGTTGTGATtagtgtttgaattttttttccgaTAAGATCAATAATTCCGTAGAAATATCAGAAGAATTGGAGAAAGATATGGAAAGGGGGcccctaagaccatctccaacccttgggctaaaagctaaattttttagcccggaaaatttagcttttagcccagaaacatcttttctgctccaacaattctaccctaaaattttagcccggaattattaaagaatgaaattagcctaaatttttttcttaaatcaatttaaaaaaaaaaaaaaaaaaatatgtagattattgtaaattaattttatgaacattttaatctaaaaaattttaaattccgataaacatttcgcatttagcccggggggaaacctgggggggtatttggcccagaaatagcatttggcatttagcctaaaattttagcatgggttggatagtgtttggggggggtaatttggcttttagcccagggttggagatggtctaatggAGAAACTCTAAAATTTCACCTAAAATCGACAAATTTCGTCGATATTTTCAATATCTCGGTTGAATATCGATAAACTAATACGTTCCCTAAAGTTTCATTTtggattttcacatttttttagcAACTTCTATCATTTCCATTGAATGCAATAGATATTCATCGATATcttcaaaattttacatatcGATATTTCTACTGGTATCGATTATTTTAAACACCGATAATGATTTtcgagcaaaaaaaaaaaaaactgattatgATTGTAGTaaataaggggaaaaaaaaCACTGATAATGTTCTCTCTCACTTTgtaaggaagaaaataaaaagtgaaaGATAATATTGTATCCTAATTGTTCATATTTTATACGTTGCTTTATGAGTTGTAACAGTGACAGTGCAACGCTTGGGATCTCGTATCTCAGAATACTTTAATTTACACGAACTCTGTCAACGAAATTGCATGGCAGCAAATAATTAATTACTCGTTAATCATTATTCAACGTTTGGTGtacaactatttttttttttaaaaaatctaCCAGATTTATGTATTTTGGGGATCCAGTCAAACATTACACGTATTGGCAACTACTTTGGGTTACATGAGTGTACAAAGCAAAACCCTAAGATTTTAGACCACTAATTACAGGTTTTAGTATTATGCTATATGTAAGCATCAGAGCTTAGTATTTTAAGTACTGATGCTGGAGTAAAATCAACAATTAGTCATAATAATTAAGCAATTttgattacttaattacttGGTGTTATCTCCGTGAGGCCAAACATGGAGACAATTTTAGCCTTAAATTATACTGAGTCTACAGTTGCGTATGTTTATCGCAAACTTCCATAGTCTTGTTATCTTTGCTACAATACAAAAGAACCAAACATCTGACCTAGTTAAATTCTAATCCATTTTCACTCATTGTTTAATGTTTGAAGGTGAGCACTGTTCTAGAATCTCTGCCTAACCTAGGCGGTTAGCCTTCGTCccgattaaatttaaaaat
This genomic interval from Malus domestica chromosome 05, GDT2T_hap1 contains the following:
- the LOC103419665 gene encoding uncharacterized protein gives rise to the protein MFSLKPCKSRCNSPFLSNPRRLQNLAKPQSTIFSPCRVLSPHERRLGVRANSGKGEAEKKERRPFLTLEEAGLVEISGLSTHERFLCRLTISSLNLLRVISEQEGCEIEELNAGKVCDWFVKDKLKREQNLDSAVLQWDDSELF
- the LOC103419663 gene encoding putative 3'(2'),5'-bisphosphate nucleotidase, mitochondrial translates to MIFVHSARHFSTVRFTRPDSALRRRRFRVRSSLPFGTEKANYYRELEAAVDAVERACALCVDIQSSVLQRRVVEKTDQTPVTVADFGVQALVSLELGKRFPLIPLVAEEDSAFVRSNKLVEPVLNAVLDKSSCAENPWTADEVLEAIDRGGPEGLAFGAQPATYWVLDPIDGTKGFVKGNPALYVVGLALVVDGELVLGVMGCPNWKNDISNKSTSEVQEENISPPGSGIIMVAHTGCGTWTKRLSSVLNSTAKMPYSWTQCFVDGSCIMEEARFSIPDSDVWESFPLSSLFRSTNADSIDEGEILLVKSCCGSLSKYMMVASGVVSLHMQRVKVHRVTKAWDHVVGIICVHEAGGKVTDWKGDELNLAADEVGRRNIYPSGGILATNGTLHNRLLEMISFSSTVSR